One genomic segment of candidate division KSB1 bacterium includes these proteins:
- a CDS encoding glycosyltransferase family 2 protein, translated as MKVAVVIPACNEERAIGKVVAAIPRPPVSAIIVVNNNSSDHTAEVARAAGAQVVEEPRAGYGAACLTGVNAAEQLGADLIVFLDGDYSDYPEEIPELIAPILAAQADMVIGSRILGQREPGSLTPQQRFGGWLACRLMKLFFGAQYTDLGPFRAITLPALRRLNMQDRNYGWTVEMQIKAARAGLRVQEIPVRYRRRIGVSKVSGTVKGVFMAGCKILWTIFKYAVQTAPQGVESGERRHVAG; from the coding sequence ATGAAAGTGGCCGTCGTGATTCCAGCTTGCAATGAGGAACGCGCCATCGGCAAAGTGGTCGCGGCGATCCCGCGTCCGCCGGTGAGTGCGATCATCGTTGTCAACAACAATTCCAGCGATCACACCGCCGAGGTGGCGCGAGCCGCAGGAGCGCAGGTGGTGGAGGAGCCGCGGGCCGGCTATGGCGCCGCCTGCCTCACCGGCGTGAATGCGGCGGAGCAGCTCGGCGCAGACCTGATTGTCTTTCTCGATGGCGACTACAGCGATTACCCCGAGGAAATTCCCGAGCTGATCGCGCCGATTCTCGCAGCGCAGGCGGACATGGTCATCGGCTCCCGCATTCTCGGGCAACGCGAGCCGGGTTCCCTGACACCACAACAACGCTTCGGCGGCTGGCTGGCGTGCCGGCTCATGAAGCTGTTTTTCGGCGCACAGTACACCGACCTGGGACCCTTTCGCGCCATCACGCTGCCGGCCTTGCGACGCCTCAACATGCAGGATCGCAACTACGGCTGGACTGTTGAAATGCAGATCAAGGCGGCGCGCGCCGGCTTGCGCGTGCAGGAAATCCCGGTGCGCTATCGCAGGCGGATCGGGGTCTCGAAAGTTTCGGGCACCGTAAAGGGCGTGTTCATGGCAGGCTGTAAAATTCTCTGGACGATTTTCAAGTATGCTGTGCAAACTGCGCCGCAGGGTG
- a CDS encoding response regulator transcription factor gives MEKGIVQLYGNGDSASLQLEHLLESEGYALQCSTNLDNLAEVVINQKPAALIIDLDEFGDRVWSACMELRDELAARKTALILMTSSEDENLRVKALESGADDIIAKPFGPRELSARIKAIVRRLASADAKKIRVKDIEIDLDEHRVRKAGKPIDLTYIQFKLLYLLASRRNNVFSRKEILERVWGKKVYVTNRTVDVHIKRLREKLGEYKYPSQYIETIHGTGYRFL, from the coding sequence ATGGAAAAGGGTATTGTGCAACTTTACGGCAACGGTGACAGCGCCTCACTGCAATTGGAACACCTGTTGGAGAGCGAAGGATACGCGCTGCAGTGTAGCACGAATCTCGACAATTTGGCGGAAGTTGTCATCAACCAGAAACCGGCAGCTTTAATCATTGATTTGGACGAGTTCGGTGATCGCGTCTGGTCGGCGTGCATGGAACTACGCGACGAACTCGCCGCGCGCAAAACCGCGCTGATTCTGATGACTTCGAGCGAGGATGAGAATCTGCGCGTCAAGGCGCTGGAAAGCGGCGCGGATGACATCATCGCCAAGCCCTTTGGCCCGCGCGAACTGTCGGCACGCATCAAGGCCATCGTCCGGCGTCTGGCGAGCGCAGACGCCAAGAAAATTCGCGTCAAGGACATCGAAATCGATCTCGATGAACATCGCGTGCGCAAAGCCGGCAAGCCCATCGATCTCACCTACATCCAGTTCAAACTGCTTTATCTGCTGGCCTCGCGGCGCAACAACGTGTTCAGCCGCAAGGAAATCCTGGAACGGGTGTGGGGAAAAAAGGTCTACGTGACCAACCGTACCGTGGATGTGCACATCAAACGGTTGCGGGAAAAGCTGGGTGAATACAAATATCCGTCTCAATACATCGAAACGATCCACGGCACAGGGTATCGTTTCCTCTAA
- a CDS encoding ABC transporter permease — protein sequence MFTLLRLFNFRHLRRRPLEALLSLLGIAIGVAVMAGIDLANDNALRSFRKSVDAISGRATHQILGSAAGIPDTMAATILRQSLLTATPVVEYVAACREADNDAVHVLGIDPFTDTAFRDYSNLSDSSATLLSARSLPLLTQPGAGLLSETFAATHGLRLPDTLHLLVGSEWRPVFVIGTLAPELLTRLGFDNLLLLDLSSAQEVLGRLGYVDRIDLMADEDRIAGLRTALPHYLRLEPPAGRSRRVEEMIRAYRLNLTALSFLAVFVGMFLIYNTMEFAVLHRRKQIGILRCLGVTPRQVIGNALLEALAVGGIGVALGLALGVLLAQYATHAVRATISELYVFLEVEGVTVRPAVMVKAAGLGLVATLFASVVPALEAAGISAAVAVRRSSLEWRARTFVPWFAAASLVALILGLLVYLHSTSFLGGLLVALLVGLAAIFLTPLLTIGLTVISAPLAQRHAGQPGLLATRSIRAALSRTSVAIAALMLALAMVLGMRLMITSFRATINDWVNGALQGDVYLRPLGFATAKWSATLSPAFLDFLARQPGVAALTQYGATEFRYRGAPIYLVEVSPEVLQTRSQFTFTTGTGAQHWPRLLAGDVIVSEIFSRRFGKAAGDTLVLPTLAGLQPFPIAAVIIDYSLDQGQVMMSHETYARCFGPPRITNAALYLEPGVAVADYVRALRRAVAGRFAVEINSHRELRAEVLRIFDQSFAITQVMQILAGIVAVIGIISAVMSLLVERTRELGILRAVGMTLAQLRRMILLESGLMGVFAGLIALPTGTALALVLIYVINLRTFGWAIPFRLEAAAYLQTFLLASGAALLAAFYPMQRLKRLPIASAIREE from the coding sequence TTGTTCACACTCCTCCGACTTTTCAATTTTCGTCATCTGCGTCGCCGGCCGCTGGAGGCTCTCCTGTCATTGCTGGGCATTGCGATTGGGGTGGCCGTAATGGCCGGCATTGATCTCGCCAATGATAACGCGCTGCGGAGTTTTCGCAAGTCCGTCGATGCCATCTCGGGCCGGGCCACGCATCAGATTCTGGGCAGTGCGGCCGGCATCCCGGACACCATGGCCGCCACAATCCTGCGCCAGTCACTGCTGACAGCCACGCCCGTGGTGGAATACGTGGCGGCCTGCCGCGAAGCGGACAATGATGCCGTGCATGTCCTCGGCATCGATCCCTTCACTGACACAGCCTTTCGCGACTATTCCAATCTCTCTGATTCCAGCGCCACCCTGCTGAGCGCCCGCAGTCTGCCGCTCCTGACGCAGCCCGGTGCCGGTTTGCTCAGTGAAACCTTTGCGGCGACTCACGGCCTGCGACTGCCTGACACCCTGCATCTGCTGGTCGGTAGTGAGTGGCGCCCAGTCTTCGTCATCGGCACGCTGGCGCCGGAACTCTTGACACGCCTGGGTTTCGACAATCTGCTCCTGCTGGACCTGAGCAGCGCGCAGGAAGTGCTCGGCCGTCTCGGTTATGTTGACCGCATCGATTTGATGGCGGACGAAGACCGCATCGCCGGCTTGCGCACTGCCCTGCCACATTATCTGCGCCTGGAGCCGCCAGCCGGTCGCAGCCGCCGCGTGGAGGAGATGATCCGCGCCTACCGGCTGAATCTCACCGCGCTCTCCTTTCTCGCCGTGTTCGTCGGCATGTTTCTCATCTACAACACCATGGAATTCGCGGTGCTGCATCGCCGCAAGCAGATCGGCATACTGCGCTGCCTGGGCGTCACCCCGCGTCAGGTCATCGGCAACGCGCTGCTGGAGGCGCTGGCAGTCGGCGGTATTGGCGTGGCACTGGGTTTGGCGCTCGGCGTGCTGCTGGCACAATATGCCACGCATGCTGTGCGCGCAACGATTTCAGAGCTGTATGTTTTCCTCGAAGTCGAAGGCGTGACAGTGCGGCCGGCGGTGATGGTCAAAGCGGCCGGTCTCGGCCTGGTGGCGACACTGTTTGCCAGTGTCGTGCCCGCGCTCGAAGCTGCCGGCATATCGGCGGCGGTGGCCGTGCGCCGTTCCTCGCTCGAGTGGCGCGCCCGCACTTTTGTGCCCTGGTTCGCTGCGGCCAGTCTCGTGGCGCTCATACTCGGCCTGCTGGTCTATCTTCACTCCACCAGCTTTCTCGGCGGTTTGCTCGTTGCCCTGCTCGTGGGGCTGGCAGCCATTTTTCTCACGCCCCTGCTCACCATTGGGCTCACCGTGATCAGCGCACCGCTGGCGCAGCGCCATGCCGGCCAGCCGGGTCTGCTGGCCACCCGCAGCATCCGCGCAGCGCTCAGCCGCACCTCGGTAGCCATCGCTGCCTTGATGCTCGCGCTGGCCATGGTGCTGGGCATGCGCTTGATGATCACCAGCTTCCGCGCCACCATCAACGATTGGGTGAACGGCGCATTGCAGGGGGATGTTTACCTGCGGCCGCTGGGGTTCGCCACGGCAAAATGGAGTGCCACGCTCTCGCCGGCGTTCCTGGACTTCTTGGCCCGGCAGCCCGGGGTTGCGGCGCTCACTCAGTACGGTGCGACCGAGTTCCGTTATCGCGGCGCGCCGATCTACCTCGTGGAGGTCAGCCCGGAAGTTTTGCAGACACGCAGCCAATTCACCTTCACCACCGGCACGGGTGCACAACACTGGCCCAGGCTGCTTGCCGGCGACGTCATCGTCTCTGAAATTTTCAGCCGGCGCTTTGGCAAGGCCGCGGGCGACACGCTGGTGTTGCCGACGCTGGCCGGGCTGCAACCTTTCCCCATCGCGGCGGTCATCATCGACTACTCGCTGGATCAGGGGCAGGTGATGATGTCACACGAAACCTATGCCCGCTGTTTCGGGCCGCCGCGCATCACCAATGCCGCGCTTTATTTGGAGCCCGGGGTGGCGGTCGCTGACTACGTGCGGGCGCTGCGGCGCGCGGTGGCAGGCCGGTTCGCCGTCGAGATCAATTCCCACCGCGAGCTGCGTGCCGAGGTGTTGCGTATTTTTGACCAGAGTTTTGCCATCACGCAGGTGATGCAGATTTTGGCGGGAATCGTCGCGGTGATCGGCATTATCAGCGCGGTAATGTCGCTGCTGGTGGAGCGCACGCGCGAGCTGGGTATTTTGCGCGCGGTGGGCATGACGCTTGCGCAATTACGGCGCATGATCCTGCTGGAATCGGGTTTGATGGGCGTGTTTGCAGGCTTGATCGCGCTGCCGACCGGCACCGCCCTGGCATTGGTGCTGATTTATGTCATCAATCTGCGGACTTTTGGCTGGGCCATTCCCTTCCGGCTCGAGGCCGCGGCTTATCTGCAAACCTTTTTGCTTGCATCCGGCGCAGCGCTGCTGGCCGCTTTCTATCCGATGCAACGACTGAAGCGGCTTCCCATCGCCAGCGCCATTCGGGAGGAATGA
- a CDS encoding ceramidase: protein MMILCLAFYWSLQDYSWSDWRPASCMPTACFCEEIRPGAVAQPANAWSGLSFTLIGLLVIGRCRQDHAENTGSRYPNVMTRQLGYPVLYGVTLILIGLGTAFYHASLTFAGQFADLMGMYLFATFILLYNLSRARPMRKHVFVAAYLVSNFLLAGLLLAAPFLRRWLFGGLILVALWLERQRPTPVHADARLLHAALLSLLTGFAAWLLDYTRILCAPASWLQGHALWHVLGAVAGAFLFFYYRSEKMAEPPLR, encoded by the coding sequence ATGATGATTCTCTGCCTCGCGTTTTACTGGAGCCTTCAAGACTATTCCTGGTCCGACTGGCGGCCGGCGAGCTGTATGCCGACTGCCTGCTTCTGTGAAGAGATCCGGCCTGGCGCGGTTGCACAACCTGCCAACGCCTGGTCAGGCTTGAGCTTCACACTCATCGGGCTGTTGGTGATTGGCCGGTGCCGCCAGGATCATGCAGAGAACACCGGAAGCCGGTATCCGAACGTGATGACGCGCCAGCTCGGCTATCCCGTGCTCTACGGCGTCACCTTGATCTTGATCGGGCTCGGCACCGCCTTCTATCATGCCTCGCTCACCTTTGCCGGCCAGTTCGCTGATCTGATGGGGATGTACTTGTTCGCGACTTTCATTCTGCTTTACAATCTCTCGCGTGCACGGCCAATGCGCAAACACGTGTTCGTGGCGGCCTACCTCGTTTCAAACTTCTTGCTGGCCGGCCTGCTGCTCGCCGCACCGTTTCTGCGGCGGTGGCTTTTCGGCGGTCTTATTCTCGTGGCGTTGTGGCTTGAACGGCAGCGGCCCACTCCCGTGCACGCGGATGCACGCTTGCTGCATGCTGCGCTGCTCTCACTGCTCACGGGCTTTGCGGCCTGGCTGCTTGATTACACCAGGATCCTGTGTGCACCGGCGAGCTGGCTGCAGGGCCATGCGCTGTGGCACGTGTTGGGCGCGGTGGCCGGCGCCTTTCTGTTTTTCTACTATCGCTCGGAGAAAATGGCGGAGCCGCCGCTGCGCTGA
- a CDS encoding ABC transporter ATP-binding protein, with protein sequence MIRLEDVSKIYGGQGQEVVALREVNLTISAGQFLALYGASGSGKSTLLNLIAGIDRPTHGRIFFDGVDLTALNETALTLLRREKIGFVFQFFNLLPTLTVLENVLLPAQLRDRPPEDLYERGRELLQSLGVADRLDAFPDQLSGGQQQRVAIARALINDPVLILADEPTGNLDSATGDNILALLQQLAMARGKTVLLVTHSLAAARFADSALQVRDGRILPFSISGGVPL encoded by the coding sequence TTGATTCGGCTGGAGGATGTATCCAAAATCTATGGCGGGCAGGGTCAGGAGGTCGTCGCGTTGCGCGAGGTGAATTTGACCATTTCCGCCGGGCAGTTTCTCGCACTCTATGGCGCAAGCGGCTCAGGCAAGAGCACATTGTTGAATCTCATTGCCGGAATCGATCGTCCGACGCATGGCCGCATTTTCTTCGATGGTGTTGATTTGACCGCCCTGAACGAAACTGCGCTGACCTTGCTGCGACGTGAGAAAATCGGCTTCGTTTTTCAGTTTTTCAACCTGCTGCCCACGCTGACGGTGCTGGAAAACGTCCTGCTGCCGGCACAGCTCCGCGACCGGCCGCCTGAAGATTTGTATGAGCGCGGGCGGGAATTACTGCAGAGCCTCGGTGTGGCAGACCGCCTGGATGCGTTTCCCGATCAACTTTCCGGTGGTCAGCAGCAGCGCGTGGCGATCGCACGCGCGTTGATCAATGATCCTGTCCTAATTCTCGCGGATGAGCCCACCGGCAACCTCGATTCCGCAACCGGAGACAACATCCTGGCTTTGCTGCAGCAATTGGCGATGGCCCGCGGAAAAACCGTGTTGCTGGTCACCCACAGTCTGGCGGCCGCGCGCTTTGCAGACTCCGCTCTGCAGGTCCGCGATGGTCGCATTTTGCCATTCTCGATCTCAGGCGGCGTGCCGCTCTGA